Below is a window of Brachyspira pilosicoli DNA.
TATTATGTTGCTAATACTGTGAGAGTTTATAGAGTTTTATTGGATTTGCTTGAAAGAGTAGGTTATGAATCTTATCCAGAAGCTATCAAAAAAGAGCCTATTGCAAGTTATTTAAAAGAGTTAGACACAATAAGCAGAAGAGAAAGCGATACAGGTTTTTATTTTGGTCGTGATAATATAAAACCAACATTAAAAGGATATTTAAAAGGCAGAAGGCTTATGGGTATGATTGCAGATGACAGCGAAGAATATGCAAAAATAACAGTTTACAACACAATAAAAAATGGTGATGAATTAGTATATATAGGCAAAGATTTTCTAAAGCATAATGATAATAGATTTAAGCTTTTTATAAAGACAGAAGAAAATGAGTTTATAGAAGTTGATAATATTAGAAATGTAGATAATGCCTATATAAAATCAAGTGTTCACAATTTCAAGAAATACGACATTATCACTATAGAAGAATAATATAGGAATAAGAGAATAGAAAAAATAAATATATGATGATATTAGCTGTAGATTTCGGACGCAAAAAAACAGGCACTGCATTTATGGATATGAATATAAAAATTCCTTTTCCATGCAAACTCATAGAAGAAAGCAATGCAAGAAAAGTAAAACGTGCTTTAATGGACATAATAGAAGAGAAAAAAATTGATACAGTTGTTTTTGGGCTTCCTTTATCAGATGAAGGAAAAGAGAGCGAATGGTGTGCAGAGATAAGAAGATTTTCTGAATTTCTTTTGAAAAGCGTAAAAGTAAACATTGTATTTGTAGATGAATATGGTACTTCAAAAGAAGCTGATTTTATTTTGAGAGGCAAAAAGAAAAGTGTTAAAAAAAAAGCTAATGATTTAATTGCTGCTGTTTTAATATTAGAAAATTATCTTAGTATTTTAAATAAGAATACTTAAAAAATACATATATTATTACTATAAAAGAATATTAAATCACCTTATAACAAAATACATATTTCCATAAAAAATATAACTTTTAT
It encodes the following:
- the ruvX gene encoding Holliday junction resolvase RuvX — translated: MILAVDFGRKKTGTAFMDMNIKIPFPCKLIEESNARKVKRALMDIIEEKKIDTVVFGLPLSDEGKESEWCAEIRRFSEFLLKSVKVNIVFVDEYGTSKEADFILRGKKKSVKKKANDLIAAVLILENYLSILNKNT